In Podospora pseudoanserina strain CBS 124.78 chromosome 5, whole genome shotgun sequence, a single window of DNA contains:
- a CDS encoding hypothetical protein (EggNog:ENOG503P8K4; COG:S): MAWARILWQVYLRVEDHIVARILQSPGFHHGVQRIHRRVEDFRYGRNPHEPLRQGEASADPREGYEQARSFFKYFIDELKNQAKGRPTDVAPPPAPPKK, encoded by the exons ATGGCTTGGGCTCGCATACTTTGGCAGGTGTACCTGCGAGTAGAG GATCATATCGTCGCCCGA ATCCTCCAAAGCCCCGGATTCCACCACGGCGTACAGCGCATCCACCGTAGAGTCGAAGATTTCCGATACGGGCGCAACCCACACGAACCACTGCGCCAGGGAGAGGCCTCAGCAGACCCTAGAGAAGGATACGAACAGGCTAGGAGTTTCTTCAAATACTTTATTGACGAGCTCAAGAACCAGGCCAAGGGGAGGCCAACGGATGTGGcacccccaccagcaccacccaagaAGTGA
- a CDS encoding hypothetical protein (COG:H; EggNog:ENOG503NZAN), with the protein MKIQEDQIKSVGLTLLYEPDGPIDPAVDIILVHGMGGHPVRSWKCFDEGQTPTPITPIHPSSTQGKRLRKPPPTAQLRRTNSEPLLAKEEGFVSRSRTLLRKASFKSSSRLRLADFADQLNEAPRNDVFWPLDFLPQSCPNARIFTWGYHTLVVDKKPLRLQGDIFAHASEFLFELATARAAFGAQARPLVFVAHSTGGIILKEILRLADIERDGPLKNVLFSTSAVVFLASPHRATEHASLGDAVTSMGSVTLSVDPDDPVLPQLCGGSSAEIELGRQSFIRRWNEFNFRVKTFQESVIPSFADADERAAATVRRLASFIGDPREKATTIGALHNNVAKFWSMEDVGYQALITCLAEFVRDEEERRHVLNSEETDCLAALVPPPIFHAETPLAASYPGTCLWLYDLYDFQTWHNRSGPDKNKVFWIRGESGCGKNILLTSLRRRLGRQWGPAGASIIGITANPTSIPASVCRSLLGQLFLQDPRLRTALLELYRQPRADPEAFDDAQVLSFFSDFYIGQPIKTPTRRTFILVEIPDEAGSMYVGEVISRLSRLAHNSNFSICVTSAYHPETELYNTISVPMHIRNTDDILRFVSLNLMAEWEERNRTVMMIGRKAGGVFLWAEIVVNIVNAAILEGATQELIECTLQEVSGDLHGLYEWMLSTLNEKERAEALILFQWVILASEPMRLNDLFIAIRLTDPNQFEHYKRLGPLMALDVGAPFSMRDLRQLRNSVITSDTPCQFHRWVRTRSIGLLEAKSEGNDSLGLQRVQARHCSVRSFFLSGRGFTCLTSGNSTIPANLTTTDFLNISHYSLLRACLTYLNMRDFESLTQSPKPSPNVKSAPFLNLNIPLRPFSTTANQRQLITSSYPFLQYAVSNLIFHLLSPQHFRYFLPQNELFLALSANKFHLWKRWTSLFGTHDADEIITLHTKTGTKTKGLMSPVYGARFRLERVLRKLGGLSVAALRVKEEEQRLGKGRKEGRRSGWVGRGIMSAVTPILPAPGLGRGVGRKKEWKPVEEQRFELPGKLMLDSPGVGEELGGVPVGLAV; encoded by the exons ATGAAGATTCAAGAAGACCAGATCAAGTCAGTTGGGCTTACGCTGCTATATGAGCCTGACGGACCAATCGATCCAGCCGTTGA TATTATCTTGGTCCATGGCATGGGCGGCCATCCTGTCAGGTCATGGAAGTGCTTTGACGAAGGGCAAACGCCAACACCCATCACGCCAATACATCCCTCATCAACACAAGGGAAGAGACTGAGAAAGCCGCCTCCTACAGCGCAACTCAGGCGAACGAACTCGGAGCCGTTACTTGCCAAAGAGGAAGGCTTTGTTAGCAGATCGCGAACTTTGCTGAGAAAAGCCTCGTTCAAGTCATCTTCCCGATTACGTCTTGCCGACTTTGCGGATCAGCTTAACGAGGCCCCAAGGAACGACGTGTTCTGGCCGTTGGACTTTTTACCGCAATCCTGCCCAAACGCCAGGATATTTACGTGGGGCTACCACACCCTGGTTGTGGACAAGAAGCCCCTCCGGCTACAAGGCGACATATTTGCGCATGCCAGCGAGTTTTTGTTTGAACTGGCTACTGCGCGGGCAGCGTTTGGGGCGCAAGCGCGTCCTCTTGTCTTCGTTGCTCATTCCACCGGCGGTATCATCCTAAAAGAA ATCCTTCGCCTCGCCGACATCGAACGCGACGGACCTCTGAAAAATGTCCTTTTCTCGACATCCGCCGTGGTTTTCCTCGCTAGCCCTCACCGCGCCACGGAACATGCATCACTTGGAGACGCTGTGACAAGTATGGGCAGTGTGACCCTCTCTGTTGACCCGGACGATCCTGTTTTGCCACAGCTTtgtggtggcagcagcgCTGAAATTGAGCTTGGACGACAATCCTTCATCAGGCGATGGAACGAGTTCAACTTCAGGGTCAAGACATTCCAGGAGTCTGTTATTCCAAGCTTTGCAGATGCTGATGAGCGGGCTGCCGCA ACCGTACGTCGACTTGCAAGCTTCATCGGAGACCCTCGAGAAAAGGCAACAACGATCGGGGCTTTGCATAACAACGTTGCTAAGTTTTGGTCGATGGAAGATGTGGGATACCAAGCTTTGATAACTTGCTTGGCTGAGTTTGTTCGggacgaagaggaaaga CGTCATGTCCTGAATAGCGAAGAAACCGACTGCCTGGCGGCACTCGTTCCACCCCCAATTTTTCACGCCGAGACCCCCCTGGCCGCATCCTATCCTGGAACCTGCCTTTGGCTATACGATCTGTACGACTTTCAGACATGGCACAACCGAAGTGGCCCagacaagaacaaggtcTTCTGGATACGAGGCGAATCTGGGTGTGGCAAGAATATCCTTCTCACGTCTCTACGCAGGAGGCTTGGACGACAGTGGGGCCCTGCTGGAGCATCCATTATCGGCATTACAGCAAACCCGACAAGCATCCCAGCGAGTGTCTGTCGTAGTCTTTTGGGACAGCTATTTCTGCAGGACCCGCGTCTTCGGACGGCATTACTCGAACTCTATAGGCAACCTCGAGCTGACCCGGAGGCCTTCGATGACGCCCAAGTTTTGTCATTCTTTTCCGATTTTTACATCGGCCAACCAATCAAGACCCCCACAAGACGAaccttcatcctcgtcgagATACCGGATGAGGCTGGGTCGATGTATGTCGGAGAGGTAATCAGTCGTCTGTCCCGTCTCGCACATAACTCCAACTTCAGCATATGCGTCACCAGTGCTTACCACCCCGAAACCGAGCTGTACAATACCATCAGCGTCCCAATGCACATCCGAAACACCGACGATATCCTTCGTTTTGTCAGTCTCAACTTGATGGCAGAATGGGAGGAACGCAACCGTACAGTCATGATGATTGGTCGCAAAGCAGGAGGCGTCTTTTTATGGGCTGAGATTGTGGTTAATATCGTTAATGCGGCTATTCTAGAAGGCGCTACTCAGGAGCTCATCGAGTGCACCCTACAAGAGGTTTCTGGTGATTTGCACGGGCTGTATGAGTGGATGTTAAGCACCTTGAACGAGAAAGAAAGGGCTGAGGCATTGATCCTCTTTCAGTGGGTAATACTTGCCTCCGAGCCGATGCGCCTGAATGATCTCTTCATTGCAATCAGACTCACCGACCCAAACCAGTTCGAACACTACAAGCGTCTCGGGCCGTTGATGGCTCTGGATGTTGGAGCCCCATTTTCGATGCGGGACCTCCGGCAACTTCGGAATTCTGTGATAACATCCGACACACCCTGTCAATTCCACAGATGGGTACGAACCCGCTCCATTGGTCTCCTTGAAGCCAAGTCGGAGGGAAACGATTCCCTTGGCCTTCAACGAGTACAGGCACGTCACTGCTCCGTCCGctctttcttcctctcggGCCGAGGCTTTACTTGCCTCACGTCTGGCAACAGTACCATCCCGGCCAACCTAACCACGACCGACTTCCTCAATATCTCACATtactccctcctccgagCTTGTCTGACCTACCTCAATATGCGTGACTTTGAGAGTCTAACTCAAAGTCCCAAACCAAGCCCAAACGTCAAGTCAGCCCCttttctcaacctcaacattCCGCTGCGGCCCTTCTCGACGACTGCCAACCAACGCCAGCTAATCACGTCATCCTACCCCTTCCTTCAATACGCCGTCTCCAACCTTATCTTCCATCTGTTGTCACCACAACACTTCCGCTATTTCCTACCTCAAAATGAGCTCTTCCTTGCCCTCTCCGCGAATAAGTTCCACCTATGGAAACGATGGACTTCACTTTTCGGGACTCATGATGCAGATGAGATTATCACTTTGCATACAAAGACAGGGACCAAGACAAAAGGATTGATGAGTCCTGTTTATGGAGCTAGGTTTAGGCttgagagggtgttgaggaagttgggggggttgtctgttgctgctttgagggtgaaggaggaggagcagaggttggggaaagggaggaaggaaggaaggaggagtgggtgggtgggaagggggattATGTCGGCCGTTACACCTATTTTGCCGGCACCTggcttgggaaggggggttgggaggaagaaggagtggAAGCCTGTGGAAGAACAGAGGTTCGAGTTGCCGGGGAAGTTGATGCTGGATTCgcctggggttggggaggaattGGGGGGGGTGCCGGTTGGGTTGGCTGTATGA